The proteins below are encoded in one region of Microbacterium pygmaeum:
- a CDS encoding ECF transporter S component produces the protein MSRVSTAYLLTCAAIGVAGGILLWGATGLSTLLFATVPFISVALAGLWLVPAVVALRLLQRPLAGLLVGLLSGLVVFPYLFTNLWWAFFAELPFLIVIYRFWSVWQHYAGAVVVGVVYPILAAASFNLWAMPVWSQIGFFALTLASCVIGTGLGILIADRLAHAGVARLARRKPKALGVATPTGSETPTVS, from the coding sequence ATGAGCCGCGTGTCGACGGCCTACCTGCTGACGTGTGCGGCGATCGGCGTCGCCGGCGGGATACTCCTGTGGGGGGCGACCGGGCTCTCGACGCTGCTGTTCGCCACGGTCCCGTTCATCTCGGTCGCCCTGGCCGGACTGTGGCTGGTTCCTGCGGTGGTCGCGCTGCGTCTGCTGCAGCGGCCACTTGCCGGGCTGCTGGTCGGACTGCTGTCCGGGCTCGTGGTCTTCCCGTACCTGTTCACGAACCTGTGGTGGGCGTTCTTCGCCGAGCTTCCGTTCCTGATCGTGATCTACCGGTTCTGGAGCGTCTGGCAGCACTACGCCGGCGCGGTGGTGGTCGGCGTCGTCTATCCGATCCTCGCGGCGGCATCGTTCAATCTGTGGGCGATGCCGGTGTGGTCGCAGATCGGCTTCTTCGCGCTGACCCTGGCCAGCTGCGTGATCGGGACCGGGCTCGGCATCCTGATCGCCGACCGGCTGGCGCACGCCGGGGTCGCGCGGCTGGCGCGACGCAAGCCGAAGGCCCTGGGGGTCGCGACGCCGACCGGGTCGGAGACGCCGACCGTGTCATAA
- a CDS encoding acyl-CoA dehydrogenase family protein, which yields MERDIYDEDHEAFREVVKEFVKRHATNEARAKWDADGEIDRATMLAAGESGLIGLSVPEEFGGAGMLQDYRFRTIVNEEVIGAGAGSLAGAFGIQDDLAVPYIVHMGTQEQKEKWLPRMATGEILGALAMTEPGAGSDLRGIKTTARKVDGGYIVNGAKTFISSGKTADIVVTFVKTGEGNKADAFSLLILENGMEGFDHGKKLQKMGSHGHDTAELSFSDVFVPEENLISGREGQGFIQLMMNLPLERLSIGIAAGAASQAAYAWTVEYTKSREAFGERIIDFQNTRFKLADVATTVDVMWAYLDRALLAYKDGKLSAVEAAKVKFWTTEREWEILDTCVQLHGGYGYITEYPIANAFLDARVHRIYGGTNEIMRDIVSREIAGKK from the coding sequence ATGGAGCGCGACATCTACGACGAGGATCACGAGGCGTTCCGCGAGGTCGTCAAGGAGTTCGTCAAGCGGCATGCCACGAACGAGGCGCGCGCGAAGTGGGACGCCGACGGAGAGATCGATCGGGCGACCATGCTGGCCGCAGGCGAGTCGGGCCTGATCGGCCTCTCGGTCCCCGAGGAGTTCGGCGGCGCCGGCATGCTGCAGGACTACCGCTTCCGCACGATCGTCAACGAAGAGGTCATCGGCGCGGGCGCCGGATCACTGGCCGGCGCCTTCGGCATCCAGGATGACCTCGCCGTCCCGTACATCGTGCACATGGGCACCCAGGAGCAGAAGGAGAAGTGGCTGCCCCGCATGGCCACCGGCGAGATCCTCGGCGCGCTCGCGATGACCGAGCCGGGCGCGGGCAGCGACCTGCGTGGCATCAAGACGACCGCGAGGAAGGTCGATGGCGGATACATCGTCAACGGCGCGAAGACGTTCATCTCCAGCGGCAAGACCGCCGACATCGTCGTCACCTTCGTCAAGACGGGTGAGGGCAACAAGGCCGACGCCTTCAGCCTGCTGATCCTCGAGAACGGCATGGAGGGCTTCGACCACGGCAAGAAGCTGCAGAAGATGGGCTCGCACGGGCACGACACCGCCGAACTCTCGTTCAGCGATGTCTTCGTCCCCGAGGAGAACCTCATCAGCGGCAGAGAGGGCCAGGGCTTCATCCAGCTGATGATGAACCTGCCGCTGGAGCGCCTCTCGATCGGCATCGCCGCGGGCGCCGCATCCCAGGCCGCCTATGCCTGGACCGTGGAGTACACCAAGAGCCGCGAGGCGTTCGGCGAGCGGATCATCGACTTCCAGAACACGCGGTTCAAGCTGGCCGATGTCGCGACCACCGTCGATGTCATGTGGGCGTATCTGGACCGAGCGCTCCTGGCGTACAAGGACGGCAAGCTGTCGGCCGTCGAAGCCGCGAAGGTGAAGTTCTGGACCACCGAGCGCGAGTGGGAGATCCTCGACACGTGCGTGCAGCTGCACGGCGGCTACGGCTACATCACCGAGTACCCGATCGCCAACGCGTTCCTGGACGCCCGCGTGCACCGGATCTACGGCGGCACGAACGAGATCATGCGCGACATCGTCAGCCGCGAGATCGCCGGCAAGAAGTAG
- a CDS encoding M15 family metallopeptidase, whose protein sequence is MTAPGPHSSPNSRRAARSQRERAVERAPGADGETDTVDTRPLPVVESPPLRREARTPPPTPARHARARRAARVGAVFALAAAGSLVMGSAAAVTAAMSGPVVSDTAGAVIQTSEKVDASIAAETPVPLPAPAASIPAPTVEAAPATVDICAIPAVTDAIAAGDDAGAIAAAGGAEPFRTAVAAGIAPCVPLDDPAHVWVVINKTRPFAPIDYSPTPLAMPQGVRSVEGGSMRTDAADAMTALVGAAAQAGVGEIALESGYRSYETQQTTYGNNVGNEGAEQADLSSARPGFSEHQSGLAADVVGCGEGCGTLDDLAATPQGQWIAAHAWEYGWVTRYVDGATAVSGYVAEPWHLRYIGPELARAYHDGGWTTLEQFFGLPAAPDYLG, encoded by the coding sequence GTGACGGCACCCGGACCGCACAGCTCCCCAAATTCTCGCCGCGCCGCACGATCGCAGCGCGAACGAGCGGTCGAGCGCGCCCCGGGGGCCGACGGCGAGACCGACACCGTCGACACGCGGCCGCTCCCGGTCGTCGAATCCCCGCCATTGCGGCGCGAAGCGAGGACGCCGCCTCCGACGCCCGCCCGCCACGCTCGTGCCCGACGCGCGGCCCGCGTCGGCGCGGTCTTCGCCCTCGCTGCAGCCGGGTCGCTCGTGATGGGCTCTGCCGCCGCCGTGACCGCCGCGATGAGCGGGCCGGTCGTCTCCGACACCGCCGGTGCGGTGATCCAGACCTCTGAGAAGGTCGACGCGTCGATCGCGGCAGAGACTCCCGTGCCGCTTCCGGCCCCCGCAGCCTCCATCCCCGCACCCACCGTCGAAGCAGCCCCGGCAACTGTCGACATCTGCGCGATCCCCGCCGTCACCGATGCGATCGCGGCGGGCGACGACGCCGGGGCGATCGCGGCCGCCGGCGGCGCCGAGCCGTTCCGCACGGCGGTCGCCGCCGGCATCGCACCGTGCGTACCGCTGGACGATCCTGCGCACGTCTGGGTCGTCATCAACAAGACACGCCCGTTCGCACCGATCGACTACAGCCCCACACCGCTGGCCATGCCGCAGGGCGTGCGCAGCGTGGAGGGCGGGTCGATGCGGACGGATGCCGCGGACGCGATGACCGCCCTGGTCGGCGCGGCCGCGCAGGCCGGCGTGGGTGAGATCGCCCTCGAGAGCGGCTACCGCTCGTACGAGACGCAGCAGACGACGTACGGCAACAACGTCGGCAATGAGGGGGCCGAACAGGCCGACCTCTCGAGCGCCCGCCCCGGCTTCAGCGAGCACCAGTCCGGCCTCGCCGCGGACGTCGTGGGCTGCGGCGAGGGCTGCGGCACGCTCGACGACCTGGCGGCGACGCCTCAGGGTCAGTGGATCGCGGCGCACGCGTGGGAGTACGGCTGGGTCACCAGGTACGTCGACGGTGCCACAGCGGTGTCCGGCTATGTCGCCGAGCCATGGCATCTGCGTTACATCGGACCCGAACTCGCCCGCGCCTATCACGACGGCGGATGGACCACCCTCGAGCAGTTCTTCGGACTGCCCGCGGCTCCCGACTACCTGGGGTGA
- a CDS encoding intein-containing Rv2578c family radical SAM protein has translation MRWQGQQLGVADAAALPGMERLNGLVRSVTTPEFAGVTFHEVMCKSALNHVPGTSAMPFDWTVNPYRGCTHACAYCLTPDTLVLMANGRQRPIGDLSVGDEIIGTELRGDYRRYVKTTVRAKWGTRKRAYRVTLADGTEIVGSGDHRFLTDRGWKHITGAMTGTDQRPYLTTNNRLMGFGLAGDLVRRTDPLPADYRRGYLAGMIRGDGMSFHATYADTRRTREIHRFRLALADGEALVRTRQFLSDEGVVTNTRPFTRATATRRAMMAIHTAKSADVTRIEELIRTPAASLRDWQAGFLAGIFDAEGSCSRGVVRIVNEDRDMIETTEQALRNHGVTFVREPTRPNGVITVRVTGGLPARQRFFHLTDPAISRRLQIEDVAVKTVADLRIVSIEDLGVETDMVDITTGTGDFIANGVISHNCFARGTHEYLELDAGHDFDSQIVVKINVAEVLGKELRRGSWTREPVMLGTNTDPYQRAEGRYKLMPGIISALTETGTPFSILTKGTLLRRDIPLLREAAASVRVSLAMSIAVFHDELQQLIEPGTPLATARLETVRAATDAGFSVTVFLMPVIPHLTDSIAALDSALTRIKASGATRVVYGALHLRPGAKQWFLSWIQREHPELVSSYLGLYPGASTTAPKAYRTWLAKRVRPLLRVHGLDGHDEDEHPRGSRTPGLAARAAIITTSRGRAAEESRLF, from the coding sequence ATGCGATGGCAGGGTCAGCAGTTGGGGGTGGCGGATGCCGCGGCTCTGCCCGGCATGGAGCGCCTGAACGGTCTCGTGCGATCGGTGACCACTCCCGAGTTCGCCGGGGTCACATTCCACGAGGTGATGTGCAAGAGCGCCCTGAACCACGTACCGGGAACATCGGCGATGCCGTTCGACTGGACGGTGAATCCGTATCGGGGCTGCACTCATGCGTGTGCCTACTGCCTCACTCCCGACACCCTCGTGCTGATGGCGAACGGTCGCCAACGACCGATCGGCGACTTGAGCGTCGGCGATGAGATCATCGGCACCGAGTTGCGTGGCGACTACCGGCGCTACGTCAAGACGACCGTCCGGGCCAAGTGGGGCACTCGCAAGCGCGCATACCGAGTGACGTTGGCCGATGGAACCGAAATCGTCGGCAGCGGCGATCACCGGTTCCTCACCGATCGAGGGTGGAAGCACATCACCGGCGCGATGACCGGCACGGATCAGCGTCCGTACCTCACGACCAACAACCGGCTGATGGGCTTCGGTCTCGCTGGCGATCTCGTGCGGCGGACCGATCCCCTGCCCGCCGACTATCGGCGCGGATATCTGGCGGGGATGATCCGCGGAGATGGGATGAGCTTTCACGCCACCTATGCCGACACTCGACGGACGCGAGAGATCCACAGATTCCGTCTCGCCCTCGCAGACGGCGAGGCGCTCGTTCGAACTCGGCAGTTCCTGTCGGATGAAGGGGTCGTCACCAACACCCGGCCGTTCACTCGGGCAACAGCGACGCGCCGGGCCATGATGGCCATCCATACGGCGAAGAGCGCCGATGTCACCCGGATCGAAGAATTGATCAGGACGCCGGCGGCGTCCCTCCGGGACTGGCAGGCCGGATTCCTGGCCGGCATCTTCGATGCCGAGGGATCGTGCTCCCGCGGGGTCGTCAGGATCGTCAACGAAGACCGCGACATGATCGAGACCACCGAGCAGGCGCTCCGGAACCACGGAGTGACCTTCGTGCGCGAGCCCACTCGGCCCAACGGGGTCATCACCGTGCGCGTGACCGGAGGGCTCCCCGCTCGGCAGCGCTTCTTCCACCTCACCGACCCGGCGATCTCCCGCAGACTTCAGATCGAAGACGTCGCGGTCAAGACGGTCGCCGACCTTCGTATCGTCAGCATCGAAGACCTCGGTGTCGAGACCGACATGGTCGACATCACGACGGGCACGGGCGACTTCATCGCCAACGGTGTCATCAGCCACAACTGCTTCGCCCGCGGCACGCACGAGTACCTCGAGCTGGACGCCGGCCACGATTTCGACTCCCAGATCGTGGTCAAGATCAACGTCGCCGAGGTGCTGGGCAAAGAGCTGCGGCGCGGCAGCTGGACGCGCGAACCCGTCATGCTCGGCACCAACACCGACCCGTATCAACGCGCCGAGGGCAGGTACAAGCTGATGCCCGGGATCATCTCGGCGCTCACCGAAACCGGGACGCCCTTCTCGATCCTCACGAAGGGCACACTGCTGCGCCGCGACATTCCGCTGCTGCGGGAAGCCGCGGCATCCGTCCGGGTCTCGCTCGCGATGTCGATCGCGGTCTTCCACGACGAGCTGCAGCAGCTGATCGAGCCGGGAACCCCGTTGGCGACCGCCCGGCTCGAGACGGTCCGCGCCGCGACGGACGCCGGCTTCTCGGTCACAGTGTTCCTGATGCCGGTGATCCCGCATCTGACCGACTCGATCGCCGCGCTGGACTCCGCGCTGACGCGGATCAAAGCGTCCGGTGCCACCCGCGTCGTCTATGGCGCATTGCACCTTCGGCCGGGCGCGAAGCAGTGGTTCCTGTCGTGGATCCAGCGCGAGCATCCGGAACTCGTGTCGTCGTATCTGGGCCTCTACCCCGGCGCGTCGACGACCGCGCCGAAGGCGTACCGCACCTGGCTCGCCAAGCGGGTCCGGCCGCTGCTGCGTGTGCACGGACTCGACGGCCATGACGAGGACGAGCACCCGCGGGGCAGTCGAACTCCAGGCCTCGCTGCCCGGGCGGCGATCATCACCACCTCACGCGGACGCGCCGCGGAGGAGTCGCGCCTGTTCTAA
- a CDS encoding VOC family protein: MSDATNEKRGYPHGVPCWIDVEQSDARTGREFYSALFGWDFIDAGPPGSAYAIARLQGKDVGGLEQVDSGAGWVSYVACDDIDATCTLIRSAGGTILVAPSHGEPGASATCADPQGAVFRLWQAGTNPGAQIVNEPGAWNFSDLQTPDPDAALAFYGEIFGWRVDPQLGAGMIRLPGYGKHLSETVDPDIYERQQFAPEGFEDVICGLTEKPDAAASWLIRFTVADRDATAASAEDLGATVESTAETEWTREAVIVDPQGARFVVSQLVMPD; this comes from the coding sequence ATGAGTGACGCAACGAATGAGAAGCGGGGCTACCCGCACGGTGTGCCCTGCTGGATCGATGTCGAGCAGAGCGATGCGCGCACAGGGCGGGAGTTCTACAGCGCCCTCTTCGGCTGGGACTTCATCGACGCCGGCCCGCCGGGTTCGGCCTACGCGATCGCGCGACTCCAAGGGAAGGACGTCGGCGGGCTGGAGCAGGTCGATTCGGGCGCCGGATGGGTCAGCTACGTCGCGTGCGACGACATCGATGCGACCTGCACGCTGATCCGGAGCGCGGGCGGCACGATCCTCGTCGCCCCGTCACACGGCGAGCCCGGCGCGAGCGCGACCTGCGCCGACCCGCAGGGTGCGGTGTTCCGGCTCTGGCAGGCCGGAACCAACCCGGGTGCGCAGATCGTGAACGAGCCCGGCGCGTGGAACTTCAGCGACCTGCAGACACCCGACCCCGACGCAGCCCTCGCCTTCTACGGAGAGATCTTCGGCTGGCGGGTGGATCCGCAGCTCGGCGCGGGCATGATCCGTCTGCCGGGATACGGCAAGCACCTGTCGGAGACCGTGGATCCCGACATCTACGAGCGCCAGCAGTTCGCTCCCGAAGGATTCGAGGACGTGATCTGCGGGCTGACCGAGAAGCCGGATGCCGCGGCATCCTGGCTCATCCGCTTCACCGTCGCGGATCGCGATGCGACTGCAGCATCCGCCGAGGATCTCGGCGCGACGGTGGAGTCGACGGCGGAGACGGAGTGGACCCGCGAGGCGGTGATCGTCGACCCGCAGGGGGCACGGTTCGTCGTCAGTCAGCTGGTGATGCCGGACTGA
- a CDS encoding DEAD/DEAH box helicase has protein sequence MPKNKKPAGGRPAKNFEPRYGEKKAHKPGSKSPGHRGYRPTEETTTGAPKTRWTATQRAGRDEARGIRSHSERPARSFDDRPARREYTNDRPARSYDDRPVRREFGGDRPTRSYSNDRPQRSSDERPARREYNSDRPARREYGNDRPQRSNDERPARREYNSVRPARREYGNDRPQRSNDERPARREYTNDRPARREYGNDRPQRSNDERPARREYTNDRPARREYGNDRPQRSNDERPARREYTNDRPARRDDRDRRPAASGAAAGHAAGRSNWNEKAAPARSAAHEQHVDVVHERLQADAIQATDVDGVSFGDLGLGENIVRTLADLGAAAPFAIQAATIPEIIAGRDVLARGRTGSGKTIAFGAPLVENVLKAGAGKKREFGRKPKALILAPTRELALQIDRTIQPIARSVGLFTTQIYGGVPQARQVGALKKGVDIIIGTPGRIQDLINQRKLDLSEVMVAVIDEADHMCELGFLEPVQEILRETADGSQKLLFSATLDREVSSLVDEFLVEPAVHEVAGEDQASSTIDHQILVIEHRDKAEILDQLVDREGKTLVFARTRAYAEMLAEQFADIGIPAVSLHGDLNQARRTRNLERLTSGRVNVLVATDVAARGIHVDDIDLVIQADAPDEYKTYLHRSGRTGRAGKTGRVVTLITRQRQRKMTEMLERAEIEAPYVNVRPGDDMINAVRRGH, from the coding sequence ATGCCCAAGAACAAGAAGCCCGCCGGCGGACGACCGGCGAAGAACTTCGAACCGCGATACGGCGAGAAGAAGGCGCACAAGCCCGGCAGCAAGAGCCCGGGTCATCGCGGCTACCGCCCGACGGAGGAGACGACGACCGGCGCGCCCAAGACGCGGTGGACCGCGACCCAGCGTGCGGGCCGCGACGAAGCCCGCGGCATCCGCTCGCACTCCGAGCGTCCTGCGCGCTCGTTCGATGACCGCCCCGCGCGTCGCGAGTACACCAACGACCGCCCCGCGCGTTCGTACGACGATCGTCCTGTCCGGCGCGAGTTCGGAGGCGACCGTCCCACGCGTTCGTACAGCAACGACCGGCCGCAGCGTTCGAGCGATGAGCGTCCGGCTCGTCGTGAGTACAACAGCGACCGACCTGCGCGCCGCGAGTACGGCAATGACCGCCCGCAGCGTTCGAATGATGAGCGTCCGGCTCGTCGTGAGTACAACAGCGTCCGGCCCGCGCGCCGCGAGTACGGCAATGACCGCCCGCAGCGTTCGAATGATGAGCGTCCGGCTCGTCGTGAGTACACGAACGACCGTCCCGCGCGCCGCGAGTACGGCAATGACCGCCCGCAGCGTTCGAATGATGAGCGTCCGGCTCGTCGTGAGTACACGAACGACCGTCCCGCGCGCCGCGAGTACGGCAATGACCGCCCGCAGCGTTCGAACGATGAGCGTCCGGCTCGTCGTGAGTACACGAACGACCGCCCAGCGCGCCGCGACGACCGGGATCGCCGCCCCGCGGCATCCGGTGCCGCCGCCGGCCACGCGGCCGGCCGCTCCAACTGGAACGAGAAGGCCGCTCCTGCGCGCAGCGCCGCACACGAGCAGCACGTGGACGTCGTCCACGAACGCCTGCAGGCCGACGCCATCCAGGCCACCGATGTCGATGGCGTGAGCTTCGGCGACCTCGGGCTGGGCGAGAACATCGTCCGCACGCTCGCCGACCTCGGCGCGGCTGCCCCGTTCGCGATCCAGGCCGCGACGATCCCCGAGATCATCGCAGGCCGCGACGTGCTCGCCCGTGGCCGCACCGGCTCGGGCAAGACGATCGCGTTCGGCGCACCCCTGGTCGAGAACGTGCTGAAGGCCGGCGCCGGCAAGAAGCGCGAGTTCGGCCGCAAGCCGAAGGCGCTCATCCTCGCCCCCACGCGCGAGCTCGCCCTGCAGATCGATCGCACGATCCAGCCGATCGCGCGCAGCGTCGGCCTGTTCACCACGCAGATCTACGGTGGCGTGCCCCAGGCCCGCCAGGTGGGCGCGCTGAAGAAGGGCGTCGACATCATCATCGGCACGCCCGGCCGGATCCAGGACCTCATCAACCAGCGCAAGCTGGACCTGAGCGAGGTCATGGTCGCGGTCATCGACGAGGCCGACCACATGTGCGAGCTCGGCTTCCTCGAGCCGGTGCAGGAGATCCTCCGCGAGACGGCCGACGGATCCCAGAAGCTGCTCTTCTCGGCGACGCTCGACCGCGAGGTCTCGTCGCTGGTGGACGAGTTCCTCGTCGAGCCGGCCGTCCACGAGGTCGCCGGTGAGGACCAGGCCTCCAGCACGATCGATCACCAGATCCTGGTGATCGAGCACCGCGACAAGGCCGAAATCCTCGACCAGCTCGTCGACCGCGAAGGCAAGACCCTCGTGTTCGCCCGCACCCGGGCCTACGCCGAGATGCTCGCCGAGCAGTTCGCCGACATCGGCATCCCGGCGGTCTCGCTGCACGGCGATCTCAACCAGGCTCGTCGCACCCGCAACCTGGAGCGCCTCACCTCGGGCCGGGTCAACGTGCTCGTCGCGACGGATGTCGCCGCCCGCGGCATCCATGTCGACGACATCGACCTGGTGATCCAGGCCGACGCGCCCGACGAGTACAAGACCTACCTGCACCGCTCTGGCCGAACCGGCCGCGCGGGCAAGACCGGTCGCGTCGTCACGCTGATCACGCGTCAGCGCCAGCGCAAGATGACCGAGATGCTCGAGCGCGCCGAGATCGAGGCGCCGTACGTGAACGTGCGCCCCGGCGACGACATGATCAACGCGGTGCGCCGCGGTCACTGA
- a CDS encoding DUF998 domain-containing protein produces the protein MTLLAVPDDRSVPLQQVLTRTLRVPLARPRHLTAAQAGYTTSGFIALGILIAIITTPDPMWWQLHFSRLGTFAVFSGYMFNATIVVSGALVVYFATRLRVEMARHAGSAVLANRRAATFVPVLVGVIGVHLSIVGIFPMNVNEFMHDRGPQGALLAFVVILGSRRWVLKGMHPSVAKTTRRVGLSLTVTIPAFVAGFLNLAAFELIVFSLMFLWFLMLARNIGRPAPSVAQASVAHTRPRRHVRVRRHVGLHSSPPQALRTVSAHSGYANVGATVSGMPLTGALARTHHPARLRTRSRRSPNRSFAAASDSDHHHAGT, from the coding sequence GTGACCCTCCTCGCCGTACCCGACGACCGATCCGTCCCCCTGCAACAGGTGCTGACGCGCACCCTGCGAGTGCCGCTCGCGCGTCCCCGCCACCTGACCGCAGCCCAGGCGGGCTACACCACGTCGGGGTTCATCGCCCTCGGCATCCTCATCGCCATCATCACCACACCCGACCCCATGTGGTGGCAGCTGCACTTCAGCCGGCTGGGCACCTTCGCTGTGTTCTCGGGGTACATGTTCAACGCGACCATCGTCGTCTCCGGCGCGCTGGTCGTCTACTTCGCGACCCGCTTGCGCGTGGAGATGGCGCGTCACGCCGGCAGTGCCGTGCTCGCCAACCGCCGGGCGGCGACCTTCGTCCCGGTTCTTGTCGGTGTGATCGGCGTGCACCTGTCGATCGTCGGGATCTTCCCCATGAACGTCAACGAATTCATGCACGACCGCGGACCCCAGGGGGCCCTCCTCGCCTTCGTGGTCATCCTCGGTTCGCGCCGGTGGGTGCTCAAGGGGATGCATCCGAGCGTCGCGAAGACCACCCGACGCGTCGGTCTCTCCCTTACTGTGACCATCCCCGCGTTCGTCGCGGGGTTCCTCAATCTCGCCGCCTTCGAACTCATCGTCTTCAGCCTGATGTTCCTGTGGTTCCTGATGCTGGCGCGCAACATCGGCCGCCCCGCGCCGTCCGTCGCCCAGGCGAGCGTCGCGCACACCCGTCCTCGCCGACACGTGCGCGTGCGCCGGCACGTCGGTCTGCACTCGTCACCGCCGCAGGCGCTGCGCACGGTCTCGGCCCACTCCGGCTACGCGAACGTCGGTGCGACGGTCAGCGGGATGCCGTTGACAGGTGCACTCGCGCGCACGCATCATCCCGCACGGCTGCGCACCCGCTCCCGCCGTTCGCCGAATCGGAGCTTCGCCGCGGCGTCCGATTCGGATCACCACCATGCCGGCACCTGA
- a CDS encoding antibiotic biosynthesis monooxygenase, which produces MPAPEAHPITVAIERRIEPARTVEATAWMQAGTDMATSFDGFLGSGWVRAGENSDLWYMLYRFRDIPTLEAWEESPQRRWWLDSGRTFASEVRVERRTGIEGWFDAPLQRTG; this is translated from the coding sequence ATGCCGGCACCTGAGGCACACCCGATCACCGTCGCGATCGAGCGTCGGATCGAACCGGCCCGCACCGTCGAGGCCACCGCCTGGATGCAGGCCGGCACCGATATGGCGACCTCGTTCGACGGGTTCCTCGGCTCCGGCTGGGTCCGCGCGGGCGAGAACAGCGACCTCTGGTACATGCTGTACCGCTTCCGCGACATCCCGACGCTCGAAGCGTGGGAGGAGTCACCGCAGCGCCGCTGGTGGCTGGACTCGGGTCGCACCTTCGCGAGCGAAGTCCGCGTGGAGCGACGCACCGGCATCGAGGGGTGGTTCGACGCGCCGTTGCAGCGGACGGGCTGA